In Synechococcus sp. UW69, the following are encoded in one genomic region:
- a CDS encoding quinone-dependent dihydroorotate dehydrogenase: protein MSPSSSAGPLSSGAFYQRWLGPVLARDDGLDAEQLSRTALTALGQASLRRSWPGVSTVLDGVAADLQRRDLRLEQVLFGCRFPNPVGLAAGFDKNGVAAGIWDRFGFGFAEVGTVTWHGQPGNPKPRLFRLAEEQAALNRMGFNNDGAKALLKTLERQRLDPPGRRPAVLGINVGKSKITALEQAPDDYAASLELLSPLADYAVINVSSPNTPGLRELQDTVQLRRLVERLRRLPACPPLLVKIAPDLDDESIDAVARLAFEEGLAGVIAVNTSLNRLGLEQRRLPQTGRTLAEEAGGLSGAPLRHRAQEVIRRLRASAGPALPLIGVGGIDSAQVAWERITAGASLVQLYTGWIFQGPDLVPRILDGLLLQLDRHGLRTIAEASGSGLPWQD, encoded by the coding sequence ATGTCGCCGTCCTCTTCGGCCGGACCGCTCAGCAGCGGTGCCTTTTACCAGCGTTGGCTTGGCCCGGTCTTGGCGCGAGACGACGGCCTGGATGCGGAACAGCTGTCGCGCACTGCGCTCACGGCGTTGGGTCAAGCGAGCCTGCGGCGCAGTTGGCCTGGGGTGTCCACGGTGCTGGATGGCGTGGCGGCGGATCTGCAACGGCGTGATCTGCGCCTGGAGCAGGTGTTGTTTGGCTGCCGGTTCCCCAATCCGGTGGGTTTGGCGGCGGGATTCGACAAAAACGGGGTGGCGGCTGGCATCTGGGATCGCTTTGGCTTTGGCTTCGCCGAAGTGGGCACCGTCACCTGGCATGGCCAGCCGGGCAACCCGAAACCACGTCTGTTTCGTTTGGCGGAGGAGCAGGCCGCGTTGAACCGGATGGGATTCAACAACGATGGGGCCAAGGCCTTGTTGAAAACCCTGGAGCGCCAACGATTGGATCCCCCCGGCCGCCGGCCAGCGGTGCTGGGCATCAACGTTGGCAAATCCAAGATCACCGCCCTGGAGCAGGCTCCGGACGACTACGCCGCTTCCCTGGAGTTGTTGTCCCCGTTGGCGGACTATGCGGTGATCAATGTCAGCTCCCCCAACACCCCCGGCCTGCGGGAGCTGCAGGACACGGTCCAATTGCGACGTCTTGTGGAGCGGCTGCGACGGCTGCCGGCCTGCCCACCGCTGCTGGTGAAAATCGCGCCGGATCTCGATGATGAGTCGATTGATGCTGTGGCACGTCTGGCCTTTGAGGAGGGGTTGGCAGGTGTGATCGCGGTCAACACCAGTCTCAATCGGCTGGGCCTGGAGCAACGGCGTCTGCCGCAGACCGGCCGCACCCTGGCGGAGGAGGCCGGTGGCCTCAGCGGTGCCCCCCTGCGCCACAGGGCCCAGGAAGTGATCCGTCGTTTGCGGGCCAGTGCGGGCCCTGCATTGCCGTTGATCGGTGTGGGTGGGATTGATTCTGCGCAAGTTGCCTGGGAGCGCATCACCGCAGGGGCTTCCCTGGTGCAGCTTTATACCGGCTGGATTTTTCAGGGTCCGGATCTGGTGCCGCGGATTCTGGACGGTCTGCTGCTGCAGCTGGATCGCCATGGCCTGCGCACCATTGCGGAAGCGTCTGGCAGCGGTTTGCCCTGGCAGGACTGA
- the rnhA gene encoding ribonuclease HI: protein MAEGRGRVVAAATDGACSGNPGPGGWGALLRFEDGSVEEFGGHAPDTTNNRMELQAALEVLQRLEQLPRHPDLTLRTDSKYLIDGLGSWIKGWKRKGWKTAAGKPVLNQDLWKALDAARLDDVPLRYVKGHSGDPDNERVDRIAVAFSHAVQPDLALQQGSSEPPAAEAALEAAPEAAPKPLLQLLSRLELADRLAQGGYSLSLLELAQLVEQPFKQLETKRESWIWRDWTVHPQEDGRWTLERREAGSEQS from the coding sequence ATGGCCGAAGGACGGGGACGTGTCGTGGCTGCAGCGACGGATGGCGCCTGCAGCGGCAACCCAGGTCCGGGAGGTTGGGGCGCGTTGTTGCGTTTCGAAGACGGCAGTGTTGAGGAATTCGGGGGCCATGCGCCCGACACCACCAACAACCGCATGGAATTGCAGGCGGCTTTGGAGGTGTTGCAACGCCTTGAGCAGCTGCCCCGTCATCCGGACCTCACCCTGCGCACCGACAGCAAATACCTGATTGATGGGCTTGGCTCATGGATCAAAGGCTGGAAGCGCAAAGGCTGGAAGACGGCTGCCGGCAAGCCAGTGCTCAATCAGGATCTCTGGAAGGCTCTGGATGCCGCCCGCTTGGATGACGTCCCGCTGCGGTACGTCAAAGGCCATAGCGGCGATCCAGACAATGAACGGGTGGATCGCATCGCTGTGGCGTTCTCCCATGCCGTCCAGCCGGATTTAGCCCTGCAGCAGGGATCATCCGAGCCGCCAGCTGCGGAGGCTGCTCTAGAGGCTGCTCCAGAGGCCGCTCCCAAGCCTCTGCTGCAGTTGTTGTCACGATTGGAGTTGGCGGATCGCTTGGCGCAGGGCGGATACAGCCTGTCGTTGCTGGAGCTGGCGCAGCTGGTGGAACAGCCGTTCAAACAGCTGGAAACCAAGCGGGAGAGCTGGATCTGGAGGGACTGGACTGTCCATCCCCAGGAGGATGGCCGCTGGACCCTGGAACGTCGCGAGGCAGGATCAGAACAGTCCTGA
- a CDS encoding DUF3747 domain-containing protein, whose amino-acid sequence MSRTYLRAAGLTALGLMGAGLPQEGAARPLFESTAVPQERFAVLAQPVGRAQWKLLVLEQIKPQPRCWTPRQDGLVEPSLNRFDFTRICKRYLDSNGYSLRSGDQDLGTRFRFRLKQSGASLKLEALDPQQRAPLLIGQAPVHRRDPNGFVPLQLAPGWALERRVYQGRKLNHLYFAHKAPVNLLLARASSHGQRSGFRRLGTPMPPVAPPPLPAAGPTRRRAGRTTASRIISSGPIRLQVIPYGR is encoded by the coding sequence ATGAGCCGAACCTACCTGCGGGCTGCCGGCCTGACTGCCTTGGGGCTGATGGGCGCTGGCCTACCGCAGGAGGGCGCGGCGCGGCCCCTGTTTGAGAGCACAGCAGTTCCTCAGGAGCGCTTCGCTGTACTCGCACAACCCGTTGGGAGGGCCCAGTGGAAATTGCTGGTTCTGGAACAAATCAAGCCCCAACCGCGCTGCTGGACGCCACGCCAGGACGGACTGGTGGAGCCCAGCCTGAATCGCTTCGACTTCACCAGAATCTGCAAGCGCTACCTGGACAGCAATGGCTACTCGTTGCGCAGCGGTGACCAAGATCTCGGAACCCGCTTCCGCTTCCGTCTCAAACAATCCGGCGCATCACTGAAACTCGAAGCCCTCGACCCCCAGCAACGGGCACCACTCCTGATCGGGCAGGCCCCTGTCCACCGTCGTGATCCCAACGGATTCGTCCCCCTGCAACTGGCACCTGGCTGGGCACTGGAACGGCGCGTTTACCAAGGGCGCAAGCTGAACCATCTGTACTTTGCCCACAAGGCACCGGTGAACCTGCTGCTCGCACGGGCCAGCAGCCATGGCCAACGTTCCGGATTCAGGCGATTGGGAACGCCGATGCCACCGGTCGCACCACCTCCCCTCCCTGCCGCAGGACCAACGCGCAGAAGAGCAGGTCGAACAACAGCCAGCCGCATCATTAGCAGTGGCCCGATTCGATTGCAGGTGATTCCCTACGGCCGTTGA
- the rplL gene encoding 50S ribosomal protein L7/L12 has product MSAKTDEILESLKSLSLLEASELVKQIEEAFGVSAAASAGVVMAAPGAAGGGGGEAAEEKSEFDVILESFDAAAKIKVLKAVRNATGLGLGDAKALVEAAPKPVKEGISKADAEALKKEIEEAGGKVTLK; this is encoded by the coding sequence ATGTCTGCAAAAACCGACGAAATTCTCGAATCGCTGAAATCCCTCTCCCTGCTTGAAGCTTCCGAGCTCGTTAAGCAGATCGAAGAGGCTTTCGGTGTGTCTGCCGCAGCATCTGCTGGTGTTGTGATGGCTGCCCCCGGCGCTGCTGGTGGCGGCGGTGGCGAAGCCGCTGAGGAGAAGTCTGAATTCGACGTCATCCTCGAAAGCTTCGACGCTGCAGCCAAGATCAAGGTCCTCAAGGCCGTCCGCAACGCCACCGGCCTTGGCCTCGGCGATGCCAAGGCTCTGGTGGAAGCTGCCCCCAAGCCCGTCAAGGAAGGCATCTCCAAGGCCGACGCCGAAGCTCTCAAGAAAGAGATCGAAGAAGCAGGCGGCAAGGTCACCCTCAAGTGA
- the rplJ gene encoding 50S ribosomal protein L10 codes for MGRTLENKQQIVGELKELLADAELALVLDFKGLSIKEMSDLRDRLRASDSVCKVTKNTLMRRAIDGDSNWASLDSLLTGTNAFVLVKGDVGAGVKAVQTFQKELKKSETKGGLFEGKLLSQDEIKAIADLPSKEQLMAQIAGAINAVATKVAVGINEVPSGMARALKQHAEGGEG; via the coding sequence ATGGGCCGCACGCTGGAGAACAAGCAGCAGATCGTCGGAGAGCTCAAGGAGCTCCTCGCCGACGCCGAACTGGCACTCGTCCTTGATTTCAAGGGCCTGTCCATCAAGGAGATGTCTGACCTGCGGGATCGTCTGCGGGCCAGCGACAGCGTTTGCAAGGTGACCAAAAACACCTTGATGCGCCGTGCCATTGATGGCGACAGCAACTGGGCCAGCCTCGACTCCCTGCTGACCGGTACCAACGCCTTCGTCCTGGTGAAGGGCGATGTTGGTGCTGGTGTGAAGGCCGTTCAGACCTTCCAGAAGGAACTCAAAAAGTCCGAGACCAAGGGCGGCCTTTTCGAAGGCAAGCTTCTGTCGCAGGACGAGATCAAAGCCATTGCTGATCTCCCCTCCAAGGAGCAGCTCATGGCTCAGATCGCCGGTGCCATCAACGCCGTGGCCACGAAGGTCGCTGTGGGCATCAACGAGGTTCCCTCTGGTATGGCCAGGGCGCTCAAGCAGCACGCCGAAGGCGGCGAAGGCTGA
- the rplA gene encoding 50S ribosomal protein L1 — protein MPKISKRLASLAGKIEDRAYAPLEAIALVKDNANAKFDETMEAHVRLGIDPKYTDQQLRTTVALPNGTGQSVRIAVVTRGEKVAEAKAAGAELAGEEELVETISKGEMDFDLLIATPDMMPKVAKLGRVLGPRGLMPNPKAGTVTTDLAAAIKEFKAGKLEFRADRTGIVHVRFGKASFSPEALLENLKTLQETIDRNKPSGAKGRYWKSLYVTSTMGPSVEVDFSALQDIEQGS, from the coding sequence ATGCCCAAAATCTCTAAGCGCCTGGCCAGCCTGGCCGGCAAGATCGAGGACCGTGCCTACGCCCCCCTCGAGGCGATTGCCCTGGTGAAGGACAACGCCAACGCGAAATTCGACGAGACGATGGAGGCCCATGTGCGCCTCGGCATCGATCCCAAGTACACCGACCAGCAGCTGCGCACCACCGTGGCCCTTCCCAATGGCACCGGCCAGAGCGTGCGCATCGCCGTGGTGACCCGTGGTGAGAAGGTGGCTGAAGCCAAGGCCGCGGGTGCTGAACTCGCCGGTGAAGAAGAACTGGTGGAGACCATCAGCAAGGGCGAAATGGATTTCGACCTGCTGATCGCCACCCCAGACATGATGCCCAAGGTGGCCAAGTTGGGCCGAGTCCTCGGCCCCCGCGGCTTGATGCCCAACCCCAAGGCCGGCACCGTCACCACGGATCTTGCGGCTGCGATTAAGGAATTCAAGGCCGGCAAACTTGAATTCCGTGCCGATCGCACCGGCATCGTCCATGTCCGTTTCGGCAAGGCCAGCTTCAGTCCTGAGGCCCTGCTTGAGAACCTCAAGACGTTGCAAGAGACCATTGACCGCAACAAGCCCAGTGGTGCCAAAGGCCGTTACTGGAAGTCCCTGTATGTGACCTCCACCATGGGGCCCTCCGTTGAGGTCGATTTCTCTGCCCTGCAGGACATTGAACAGGGGAGCTGA
- the rplK gene encoding 50S ribosomal protein L11: MAKKVVAVIKLALDAGKANPAPPVGPALGQHGVNIMMFCKEYNARTQDKAGYVIPVEISVFEDRSFTFITKTPPASVLITKAAKIQKGSGESAKGSVGSISRAQLEEIAKTKLPDLNCTSVESAMRIIEGTARNMGVSISD, from the coding sequence ATGGCCAAGAAAGTCGTAGCTGTGATCAAGCTGGCCCTAGATGCCGGCAAAGCAAACCCCGCGCCGCCGGTGGGCCCTGCCCTCGGTCAGCACGGTGTGAACATCATGATGTTCTGCAAGGAGTACAACGCTCGGACGCAGGACAAGGCCGGTTATGTGATTCCGGTGGAGATTTCGGTCTTTGAAGACCGCAGCTTCACCTTCATCACCAAGACGCCTCCGGCGTCGGTGTTGATCACCAAGGCCGCGAAGATCCAAAAGGGATCCGGTGAGTCTGCCAAGGGCAGTGTTGGATCGATCAGTCGGGCTCAGCTCGAGGAAATCGCCAAGACCAAGCTCCCTGACCTCAACTGCACCAGCGTTGAGTCCGCTATGCGGATCATCGAAGGCACCGCCCGCAACATGGGCGTTTCCATCAGCGACTGA
- the nusG gene encoding transcription termination/antitermination protein NusG: protein MPDDLTTPDAPEVLDLPAPNEGEDGTLPLEAVANTAIARWYAVQVASSCEKKVKATLEQRAVTLGVSNRILEIEIPQTPAVKLKKDGTRQSTEEKVFPGYVLVRMVLDEDTMMAVRSTPNVINFVGAEDRRATGKARGHIKPRPLSRSEVDRIFKRAAEKKTVVKVDLTEGDQILVTAGPFKDFQGEVIEVSGERNKLKALLSIFGRETPVELEFSQISKQN from the coding sequence GTGCCCGACGACCTGACCACACCGGACGCCCCTGAAGTGCTTGATCTGCCAGCCCCGAATGAGGGGGAAGATGGCACCTTGCCTTTGGAAGCTGTCGCCAACACGGCCATTGCCCGCTGGTATGCCGTTCAGGTGGCCTCCAGCTGCGAGAAAAAGGTCAAGGCGACCCTCGAGCAGCGCGCCGTCACCCTGGGGGTGAGCAATCGGATTCTTGAAATTGAGATTCCCCAGACGCCTGCCGTCAAGTTGAAGAAGGACGGCACCCGTCAGTCCACTGAGGAAAAGGTGTTTCCCGGCTATGTGCTCGTCCGGATGGTGCTGGATGAGGACACGATGATGGCGGTGAGAAGCACCCCGAACGTGATCAATTTCGTGGGTGCTGAGGACCGCCGTGCCACTGGTAAGGCCCGTGGTCACATCAAGCCACGTCCCCTCAGTCGGTCTGAGGTTGATCGCATCTTCAAGCGGGCGGCTGAGAAGAAGACCGTCGTCAAGGTGGATCTGACCGAAGGCGATCAGATTTTGGTGACGGCGGGTCCGTTCAAGGATTTCCAGGGAGAGGTGATCGAGGTGTCTGGCGAGCGCAACAAGCTCAAGGCCCTGCTCTCCATCTTTGGTCGAGAGACGCCGGTTGAACTGGAGTTTTCTCAGATCAGTAAACAGAACTGA
- the secE gene encoding preprotein translocase subunit SecE: MTSPISEDTTTSDGSKAAADPTKSGGFLADTVDELKLVVWPSRQQLFSESIAVILMVSLSAATIAAVSRFFGWASSQVFR, encoded by the coding sequence GTGACCAGCCCCATCTCTGAGGACACCACCACATCTGACGGCTCAAAAGCCGCCGCCGATCCCACCAAATCCGGTGGATTTTTGGCGGACACGGTTGATGAGCTGAAACTCGTGGTTTGGCCCAGCCGCCAGCAATTGTTCAGCGAATCCATCGCTGTGATCCTGATGGTCAGCCTTTCGGCGGCCACCATTGCGGCTGTCAGTCGCTTCTTTGGGTGGGCTTCGTCCCAGGTGTTCCGCTGA